The following are encoded in a window of Panicum virgatum strain AP13 chromosome 5N, P.virgatum_v5, whole genome shotgun sequence genomic DNA:
- the LOC120674719 gene encoding uncharacterized protein LOC120674719, with translation MVALWSFSDGHGVGPSLGLPGDGGFGMGGAGPRSPSSAAAEESGSGGFDLGPRQQRPAAHLWQPWATHGRHEREAATRGGTRGGGARQHTREGGDRTGGVQRLRSDDAAREQVGVAVDQGVGGGGAPPCSWVEAAAVHSGE, from the coding sequence ATGGTGGCGCTCTGGTCCTTCTCCGACGGGCATGGGGTTGGCCCCTCCCTAGGCTTGCCCGGCGACGGTGGCTTCGGCATGGGTGGTGCAGGACCGAGATCCCCCTCCTCTGCTGCGGCGGAGGAATCTGGCAGTGGCGGCTTTGATTTAGGGCCACGACAGCAGAGGCCGGCGGCGCACCTCTGGCAGCCATGGGCTACGCACGGGCGGCACGAGCGTGAGGCGGCGACGCGCGGCGGcacgcgaggcggaggtgcgagGCAGCACACGCGCGAGGGTGGTGACCGCACGGGTGGCGTGCAGCGACTGCGTAGCGACGATGCTGCGCGCGAGCAAGTAGGTGTGGCGGTGGACCAAGGTgtaggcggcggtggtgcgccTCCCTGCTCCTGggttgaggcggcggcggtgcacagTGGGGAGTAA